From Kitasatospora sp. MAP12-44:
TGGTCGAGGCCGTCCGCCACATGCGCCAGATCAACGGCGACATCCGCCGCCTGGCCACCCTCGACGAGAACGAGCTGTACGTCGCGGCGAAGAACCTGCAGGCCCCGTACGAGCTGGTCAAGGAGGTCGCGCAGCTGGGCAAGCTCCCGGTCGTGCTGTTCTCCGCCGGCGGCGTGGCCACCCCGGCCGACGCGGCGCTGATGATGCAGCTGGGTGCCGAGGGCGTCTTCGTGGGCTCGGGCATCTTCAAGTCCGGCGACCCGGCCAAGCGCGCCGCCGCCGTCGTGAAGGCCACCACCTTCTTCGACGACCCGAAGGTCATCGCGGACGTCTCGCGCGGCCTGGGCGAGGCCATGGTCGGCATCAACTGCGACACCCTGCCCGAGTCGGAGCGTTACTCCAACCGCGGCTGGTAATCACCCACTTCCGGTCCGCCGTGCGTGCTCCTGGCGCGGCGGACCGTCGTGTGTCCCCTGCGAGAAGATCCTGCGAAGCCCGAAGAAGGTACCCACCGTGTCCACCAGCACCCCCGTCATCGGCGTCCTGGCCCTGCAGGGCGACGTCCGCGAGCACCTGGTCGCGCTCGCCGAGGCGGACGCCCTCGCCCGCCCGGTGCGCCGCCCCGAGGAGCTGGCGGGCGTCGACGCGCTGGTGATACCCGGCGGCGAGTCGACCACGATGTCCAACCTGGCGCTGGCCTTCGGCATGATGGCGCCGCTGCGCGAGCGGGTCGCCGCCGGGATGCCGGTCTACGGCTCCTGCGCCGGCATGATCATGCTGGCGGAGAAGATCCTGGACGGCCGGGACGACCAGCAGACCGTCGGCGGCATCGACATGACGGTGCGCCGCAACGCCTTCGGGCGCCAGAACGAGTCCTTCGAGTCCGCGATCGACTTCAAGGGCCTGGGCGAGGACCCGGTGCACGGCGTCTTCATCCGCGCTCCCTGGGTGGAGTCGGTCGGCGCGGGCGTCGAGGTGCTGGCCGAGCTGCCCGCGGCGGACGGCGCGGAGAGCCGGATCGTGGCGGTCCGTCAGGGAAACCTGCTGGCCACCTCGTTCCACCCCGAGCTCACCGGCGACCACCGGGTGCACGCGTACTTCGTCCAGCTGGTCGAGGCCGCCGCGCGTTGATCCGGTGCCCGGCGCCACGGCCGACACCGGTAAGATCTCTTCTGTTCATTTCCCTTTGGCGACGTAAAGGAGCTGGTGATGTCCGGCCACTCTAAGTGGGCTACCACCAAGCACAAGAAAGCCGTGATCGACGCCAAGCGCGGCAAGCTCTTCGCCAAGATGATCAAGAACATCGAGGTGGCGGCGCGCACCGGTGGCAGTGACCCGTCCGGCAACCCGACGCTCTACGACGCCATCCAGAAGGCCAAGAAGAGCTCGGTCCCGATCGACAACATCAACCGCGCCGTCAAGCGCGGTGACGGTGCCGAGGCCGGCGGGGCCGACTACTCGACGATCATGTACGAGGGCTACGGTCCCAACGGTGTCGCGGTGCTGATCGAGTGCCTCACCGACAACCGCAACCGGGCCGCCTCCGACGTGCGCGTGGCGATGACCCGCAACGGCGGGAACATGGCCGACCCGGGCTCGGTGTCGTACATGTTCAACCGCAAGGGCGTCGTCATCGTCCCCAAGGGTGACGGGGTCGACGAGGACCGGCTGTTCGAGGTCGTCCTGGAGGTGGGCGCCGAGGAGGTCAACGACCTCGGTGACACCTTCGAGGTGATCTCCGCGCCGACCGACATGGTCGGCGTGCGCACCGCGCTGGTCGAGGCCGGCATCGACTACGACTCGGCCGACGCCAACTTCGTGCCCAACCTGCAGGTCGAGCTGGACGCCGAGGGCGCCCGCAAGATCTTCAAGCTGATCGACGCGCTGGAGGACAGCGACGACGTGCAGAACGTCTTCGCCAACTTCGACATCTCCGACGAGGTCGGCGCGGAGCTCGACGCCGAGTAGTACCCGGCGCGCTCTCCGGCCCGGTGGTCCGCTGCGGACCACCGGGCCGGTGTCGTCTGCGGCGTTGTCCGACCCTGCCGATACGCTTCGAGCCGGCATCACCGACGGAGGGCTGAAAGCGTGCGGGTACTGGGCGTGGACCCGGGGCTGACCAGGTGCGGCGTCGGCGTGGTCGACGGCGCGCCGGGCCGGCCGCTGAAGATGGTGGCCGTCGGCGTGGTGCGCACCCCGGCGGAGGAGGACGTGCCGCGCCGCCTGCTGGCGATCGAGGCGGGCCTGGAGGAGTGGATCGACACCCACCGGCCCGAGGTGGTCGCCATCGAGCGGGTCTTCGCGCAGCACAACGTCCGTACGGTGATGGGCACCGCGCAGGCCAGCGCCGTCGCGATGCTCTGCGCCGCCCGGCGCGGCATCCCGGTCTTCCTGCACACGCCAAGCGAGGTCAAGGCGGCCGTCAGCGGCTCCGGGCGGGCCGACAAGGCCCAGGTCACCGCCATGGTCACCCGGCTGCTGCGGCTGGACGCCCCGCCCAAACCCGCCGACGCCGCCGACGCGCTGGCGCTGGCCATCTGCCATATCTGGCGCGGCGCGGCCACCGACCGGATCGCGGCCGCCCTGGCCCGGACCACCGCGCGCCCTGCCACCCAGCAGCTCGCCCCCCGGCTCGCCCCCCGCAAGGAGTACCTCCCGTGATCGCGTTCGTTCAGGGCCCGGTGGCGGCCATCGGCCACGGCAGCGCCGTCGTCGAGGTCGGCGGCGTCGGCCTGGCACTGCAGTGCACCCCCGGCACGCTGGCCGCGCTGCGGCTGGGCGAGCCCGCCCGGCTTGCCACCTCGCTGGTGGTCCGCGAGGACTCGCTCACCCTCTTCGGTTTCGCCGACGACGACGAGCGCGCCACCTTCGAGATCCTGCAGGCCGCGCCCGGCGTCGGCCCGCGCCTGGCGCAGGCGATGCTCGGCGTGCACAGCCCGGACGCGCTGCGCCTGGCGATCGCCGGTGGCGACGAGAAGGCGCTGATCCAGGTGCCCGGGATCGGCAAGGCCAAGGCTGCCAAGCTGCTCCTGGAGTACAAGGACAAGCTCGGCGCGCCGCACGGCAGCGTCCCCGCGCAGAAGCCGCTGGCAGCCGGTCCGGCGCCGTGGAGCGAGCAGCTGCACTCCGCCCTGGTCGGTCTCGGCTACGCTCCCCGCGAGGCGGACGACGCCGTCGCGGCGGTCGCCCCCGAGGCCGAGGCGCAGCCCGTCACCGATGTCGGAGCGCTGCTCAAGGCCGCGCTGCGCACCCTCAACCGCCAGCGCTGACCGAGCGGTTGCCCCCGACGTCCCGTCCCCTTGACGATTCGTCATTATGTCGACTTGGAGCCCGCCCTGATGAGCCCGTACGACTCCGACCCCGGCGACCGGCTGGTCGCGTCCGCCGCCGACGGTGAGGACCAGGCGGTCGAGTCGGCGCTGCGGCCCAAGCTGCTCGACGAGTTCATCGGCCAGGAGCGGGTCCGCGAGCAGCTCTCGCTCGTCCTGCAGGCGGCCCGCAAGCGCGGCGCCTCCCCGGACCACGTGCTGCTCAGCGGCCCGCCCGGGCTCGGCAAGACCACCCTGTCGATGATCATCGCGGCCGAGCTGAACGCCCCGATCCGGATCACCTCGGGACCGGCCATCCAGCACGCCGGCGACCTCGCGGCGATCCTCTCCTCGCTGAGCGAGGGCGAGGTGCTCTTCCTCGACGAGATCCACCGGATGTCGCGGCCGGCCGAGGAGATGCTCTACATGGCGATGGAGGACTTCCGGGTCGACGTGATCGTCGGCAAGGGCCCCGGCGCCACCGCGATCCCGCTGGAGCTGCCGCCGTTCACCCTGGTCGGCGCCACCACCCGGGCCGGCCTGCTGCCGCCGCCGCTGCGCGACCGCTTCGGCTTCACCGGCCACATGGAGTTCTACGCCCCCGAGGAACTGCAGCGGGTGGTGCACCGCTCGGCGGCCCTGCTGGACGTCGAGATCGACCCGATCGGCGCCGCCGAGATCGCCGGGCGCTCGCGCGGCACGCCGCGCATCGCCAACCGGCTGCTGCGCCGGGTGCGCGACTACGCCCAGGTCAAGCACGACGGCGTGGTCACCCGGGAGATCGCCGCGCAGGCCCTGAAGGTCTATGAGGTGGACGAGCGCGGCCTGGACCGGCTGGACCGCGCGGTGCTGAGCGCCCTGCTGCGGCTCTTCGGCGGCGGCCCGGTGGGCCTCTCCACGCTGGCCGTCGCGGTGGGGGAGGAGGCCGAGACGGTCGAGGAGGTCGCCGAGCCGTTCCTGGTCCGTGAGGGCCTGCTGGCCCGCACCCCGCGCGGCCGGATCGCCACCGCCGCGGCCTGGCAGCACCTGGGCATGACCCCGCCCGTTCAGCCTCTCGTCGGACGTGGTTCGCTGCCGGCGCAGCAGGAACTGTTCGACCAGGGGGCGACTGGCGGGCCAGGAGCTGGTAAAACTCCTTTCGGAGAGTGACCTTGCCAGGGACTCGCCACCTTTGGCGGCAGGATGCGATGCTTGGCGTTGTCCGATCAGAGCAGGTCTCTTAGACTTCGCCGGACCGCCCCGTCTCGTCTGGCGGGCGACCATCTCCACTGGCCATCCGCCGGGTGGCCCGTATAAGGACGCTGTCTGCTGTGCAAATCCTCATTTACATCCTCCCTGTTGCCGCGATCTTCCTGATGTTCAGGTCGCAGAAGAAGCGGCAGCAGCAGGCGGCGTCCATGCAGTCCGCGATGCAGGTCGGCTCGGCCGTGCGCACCATCGGTGGGATGTACGCGCTGGTCACCTCTGTCAACGAGTCCTCTGTGGAGCTGGAGATCGCGCCCGGCGTGATCACCCACTACGCCAAGAGCGCCATCGCGGCTGTGATCGACGAGCAGGAGTACGACGAGATCATCAACGGCCGTCCGATCGAGGACGAGCTGGCCGATCTCGAGGACGAGGTCCTGGAGAACGAGGCACCGGCGGAGGAGTCGGTCAGCCTCGACAAGGGCAACGGCGACACGCCCGCCGCCAAGTAGTACGGACGGTCTGCAGCACCTCACGGTTGTCCGCGGTCAGCGCCGCCTCCTGCCCCAACGGGCCGGTGGCGCGCGGCCGGCGGCATGGGACAGGGAGAAACGAGCAAGGTGGCAGCACCCAAGTCGCGTCCGCGCGACGGTTATCCGGGACGGGCGCTGGCCCTCATCCTGGTGTTCACCGTCGGACTGGTCGCCCTCATGTTCGGGACGGGCCACAAGACGCCTCGCCTCGGGATCGACCTCGCAGGCGGCACCAGCATCACGCTGACGGCCGACTCCAAGGACAAGGCAGCGATCAACGCGGCCAACATGAACACCGCGGTCGGGATCATCCAGCAGCGCGTCAACGCGTACGGCGTCTCCGAAGCGGAGGTGCAGACTCAGGGCAGTAACAACATCATCGTCAACATCCCGAAGAACGGTGCCTCGCAGGACGAGGCCAACCAGATCGGGACGACTGCCAAGCTGTACTTCCGCCCGGTGATCGCGACCGCGCCCACCGGCGTGACCGCTCCTCCCGCGACCAGCAGCCCCAGCCCCAGCGGCAGCTCCTCCCCGAGCCCGAGCAGCAAGCCGAGCACCAGTGCCGCGGCCAGTGCCCCCGCTTCGGCCCCTGCCGGTGCCAGCGCCAGCCCGTCCACGGCCGGCCGGGCGATCACCGACGGCCTGAAGGCCGACGCCGCGACCGCCGCCCCGAGCGCCCCGGCCGCTGCCCCCAGCGCCCCGGCCGCCGCCGGCATGCCGAGCCCGGCCGCCGCCAGCACCCCGCCGACCGCCGCCCAGATCTCGGCCGCGATGACCCAGGGCACCCCCCCGGCCGACATCGCGCAGCAGTTCGCCGCGCTGGACTGCTCGGACGTCAAGCAGCGCTCGGTGGACTACCAGACGGACCCGACCAAGGACTCCGTCGCCTGCACCCGTGACAAGGAGCAGGGCGCCTGGACCAAGCTCGCGCTGGGCCCGGTCGCCATCAACGGCAAGGACGTCTCCAAGGCGCAGGCCGGCTTCGACACCCAGAACGGCGCCGGCTGGGAGGTCCAGCTGGGCTTCAACGGCACCGGCACCAAGGAGTTCGCCGCCACCACCGGCCAGCTCGCCACCCAGCAGTCGCCGGCCAACCAGTTCGCCATCGTGCTGGACGGCCAGGTCATCTCGCACCCGTACGTCAGCCAGTCGATCGTCGGCGGCAACGCCGTGATCTCCGGCAGCTTCACCCAGGACGAGGCCAACGGCCTCGCCAACGTCCTGAGCTTCGGCGCGCTGCCGCTCAGCTTCGTGCAGAGCGACGTGACCACGGTCTCCCCGCAGCTCGGTGGCGACCAGCTGCACGCCGGCCTGATCGCCGGTGCCATCGGCCTGCTGCTCGTGGTGCTCTACTCGCTGATCTACTACCGCGGCCTGGGCCTGGTCTCCATCGCCGGCCTGGTGGTCTCGGCGATCCTGACCTACTCGATCATGTGCCTGCTCGGCGCGGGAATCGGCTTCGCGCTGAACCTCCCAGCGGTCTGCGGCGCGATCGTGGCGATCGGTATCACCGCAGACTCGTTCATCGTGTACTTCGAGCGCATCCGCGACGAGGTCCGCGAGGGTGCCCCGCTGCGTCCGGCCGTCCAGCGTGCCTGGCCGCGGGCCCGGCGCACCATCCTGGTCTCCGACTTCGTCTCCTTCCTCTGCGCCGGTGTGCTCTACACCGTCTCGGTCGGCAAGGTGCAGGGCTTCGCGTTCACCCTCGGCCTGACCACCCTGCTCGACGTCGTGGTGATCTTCCTCTTCACCAAGCCGCTGATCACGGTGTTGGCCCGCAAGAAGTTCTTCGCGGACGGCCACAGGTGGTCCGGTCTCGACCCGAAGCGCCTGGGCGCCCGCCCGCCGGTCCGCAGCACTCGCCGTCGGCCCGCCACCACGTCCGCCGCGAAGGAGGCCTGACGCCATGTCACGCTTCGGCAACCTTGGCCACCGCCTCTACCAGGGCGAGGTCAGCTTCGACTTCGTCGGCCGGCGCAAGCTCTGGTACAGCCTCTCCGCGCTCATCGCGGGTGTGGCGCTGATCAGCCTGACCACGATCGGCCTGCACCTGGGCATCGAGTTCAAGGGCGGCGCGGTCTACACCGTCTCCAAGCCCGGACTCTCGGTCTCGCAGGCGCAGGACGTCGCCAACAAGATCACCGGTGACTCCACCTCGATTGTGCAGTCCACCACCAACAACCAGGTCCTGATCCAGGTCAGCTCCAACGAGAAGGTCGACTCCGCGACCTTCGTCAAGGAGCTCTCCAGCGACCTGGACATCCCGGTCAAGACCATCAACACCCAGGTGGTCGGCCCCAGCTGGGGCCACGAGATCTCCCAGAAGGCCCTGCTGGGCCTGGTGATCTTCATGGTGCTGGTCACCATCTACCTGGCGATCGCCTTCGAGTGGCGGATGGCGGTGGCCGCCCTGGTCGCCCTCATCCACGACCTCCTGATCACCATCGGCGTCTACGCCCTGGTGGGCTTCGAGGTCACCCCCGGTACGGTGATCGGCTTCCTCACCATCCTCGGGTACTCGCTCTACGACACGGTCGTCGTCTTCGACACCGTGAAGGAGAACACCAAGAACCTGGAGAAGCAGAACAAGGTCACCTACAGCGAGGCCGCCAACGCGGGCCTCAACCAGACCCTGGTGCGTTCGGTGAACACCACCGTGGTCGCGCTGCTGCCGGTGGCCGCACTGCTCTTCATCGGTGGTGGCCTGCTCGGCGCCGGCACCCTGAACGACATCTCGCTCGCCCTGTTCATCGGCCTCTCGGCCGGTGCCTACTCCTCCATCTGCGTCGCCACCCCGCTGCTCGCGCAGCTCAAGGAGCAGCAGCCGGAGATGAAGGCGCTCGCCAAGCGGGTCGCGCTGCGTCGCGCCGCGGACGCCAAGGCCGCGGCCGAGGCGCCCAAGGACCTGCTCGGCACGGACGACGAGGACGAGGAGGGTGTGGCGGCCGGCGTGGTCGGCCAGCGCACCCAGCCGGTCAGCCGCACCCGCGGCAAGGGCCGCCCGTCCGGCAAGCACTGAAACCCGATCTGAGGACCCTGTGATCACCCCTGACACCGCCCTGGCCGACCTGCTGACCAGCAGGATCCGGGACGTCCCCGACTACCCGAAGCCCGGCGTGCTGTTCAAGGACATCGCGCCGCTGCTCGCCGACGCCGAGGCCTTCGCGGCCCTCACCCAGGCGCTGGCGGACCGGGCGAAGGCGCTGGGGGCGACCAAGGTGGTGGGCCTGGAGGCGCGCGGCTTCGTGCTGGCGGCTCCGGCGGCCTTCGCGGCCGGGCTCGGCTTCGTGCCGATCCGCAAGAAGGGCAAGCTGCCCGGCGAGGTCTTCGCGCAGTCGTACGACCTGGAGTACGGCTCGGCCACCCTGGAGGTGCAGTGCGACGCCTTCGCTCCGGGTGAGCGGGTGCTGGTGGTCGACGACGTGCTGGCCACCGGCGGCACCATCGCGGCCTCGCTGGACCTGGTCCAGCGCACCGGCGCGCAGCTGGTCGGCGTGGTCGTGCTGATGGAGCTCGGCTTCCTGGACGGCCGCGAGCGGCTGGCGGAGCACCTCGGCGGGGCTCCGCTGGAGACCCTGATCACGGTCTGATCGACGACGTACGAAGGCGGTGACCGATCCCTCGGTCACCGCTTTCGCGCGTCCACGGGTCGGGCGGCGGAACACCGACGCGTCACGCTCGGTACCATGAAGGTTCATCCGGTGCGTACCGAGGAGTGTCCTTGCCCGACGAGGTAGTGCCCACGGCCGAGTCCGGCGCCCCCAGCAACCAGCCTGTGCCGACGGGGGCGACCCCGGCGCGCCCGGTACCGGCCTCGACGGGCGCCTCCCGATCGGTGGCCCCCGCCGTCCGGTCGTTCACCTCCTCCGGCGGCGGCGGGATGCGCGCCCGCCTGGCCCGCTTCGGCGGCCAGCGCAGCACGCTGCTCAACCCCGTCCTGGAACCGCTCTTCCGCACCATCCGGGCCGGCGACCCCAAGGCCGACCCGGCGCTGCTGCGCGACATCGAGCGCGCCTACGCGGTCGCCGAGAAGTGGCACCGCGGCCAGAAGCGCAAGAGCGGCGACCCGTACATCACCCACCCGCTGGCCGTGGCGACCATCCTGGCCGAGCTCGGGATGGACGCGGCGACCCTGATGGCCGGCCTGCTGCACGACACCGTCGAGGACACCGACTACGGCCTGGAGACCCTGCGCCAGGACTTCGGCGACTCGGTCGCCCTGCTGGTGGACGGCGTCACCAAGCTGGACAAGGTCAAGTTCGGCGAGGCCGCGCAGGCCGAGACGGTGCGCAAGATGGTCGTGGCGATGGCCAAGGACCCGCGGGTCCTGGTGATCAAGCTCGCCGACCGCCTGCACAACATGCGCACCATGCGCTACCTCAAGCGGGAGAAGCAGGAGAAGAAGGCCCGCGAGACGCTGGAGATCTACGCCCCGCTGGCGCACCGGCTGGGCATGAACACCATCAAGTGGGAGCTGGAGGACCTGGCCTTCGCCATCCTCTACCCCAAGATGTACGACGAGATCGTGCGCCTGGTCGCCGAGCGCGCCCCCAAGCGGGACGAGTACCTGGCGACCGTGATCGACCAGGTCCAGGGCGACCTGCGCGGTGCCCGGATCTCGGCCTCGGTGACCGGTCGGCCCAAGCACTACTACTCGGTCTACCAGAAGATGATCGTCCGAGGCCGCGACTTCGCGGAGATCTACGACCTGGTGGGCATCCGGGTCCTGGTCGACACCGTCCGCGACTGCTACGCGGCGCTCGGCACCATCCACGCGCGATGGAACCCGGTCCCCGGCCGGTTCAAGGACTACATCGCGATGCCCAAGTTCAACATGTACCAGTCGCTGCACACCACGGTGATCGGCCCCGGCGGCAAGCCCGTCGAGCTGCAGATCCGTACCTTCGACATGCACCGGCGGGCCGAGTACGGCATCGCCGCGCACTGGAAGTACAAGCAGCGCGCGGTGGCCGGCGACTCCAAGGTCCGCAGCGACACGCCCTCGCAGGTGCGCAAGGACGACAAGGCCGGCGCGGTCAACGAGATGGCCTGGCTGCGCCAGCTGCTCGACTGGCAGAAGGAGACCGAGGACCCGAGCGAGTTCCTGGAGTCGCTGCGCTTCGACCTCTCCAACAACGAGGTCTTCGTCTTCACCCCCAAGGGCGACGTGATAGCGCTGCCGGCCAGCTCCACCCCGGTGGACTTCGCCTTCGCGGTGCACACCGAGGTCGGCTACCGCTGCATAGGAGCCCGGGTCAACGGGCGCCTGGTGCCGCTGGAGTCGACGCTGGAGAACGGCGACCTGGTCGAGGTCTTCACCTCCAAGGCGGAGGGCGCCGGACCGTCCCGGGACTGGCTGGGCTTCGTCAAGTCGCCGCGGGCCCGCAACAAGATCAAGGCCTGGTTCTCCAAGGAGCGCCGCGAGGAGGCGATCGAGCAGGGCAAGGAGTCGATCGCCCGGGCGATGCGCAAGCAGGGCCTGCCGATCCAGCGGATCCTCACCGGCGACTCGCTGGTGACGCTGGCGCACGAGATGCGCTACCCCGACATCTCCTCGCTCTACGCGGCGATCGGCGAGGGGCATGTCTCCGCGCAGAACATCGTGCAGAAGCTGGTGCAGGCACTCGGCGGCGAGGAGAGCGCCAACGACGACCTCGCCGACACCGCGACGCCCACCAGCGACGGCCGGGCGGCGCGCCGGCGGCGGGCCAAGGGCGACCCCGGCGTCATCGTCAAGGGCGTCGACGACGTGTGGGTCAAGCTCTCGCGCTGCTGTACGCCGGTGCCGGGCGACCCGATCGTCGGCTTCGTGACCCGCGGCAACGGCGTCTCGGTGCACCGGGCGGACTGCGTCAACGTGGACTCGCTGACCCAGCAGCCCGAGCGGATCATCGAGGTCGAGTGGGCGCCGACCCAGTCCTCGGTCTTCCTGGTCGCCATCCAGGTCGAGGCGCTGGACCGGGCGCGGCTGCTGTCGGACGTCACCCGGGTGCTCTCCGACCAGCACGTCAACATCCTCTCCGCGGCGGTGCAGACCTCGCGCGACCGGGTGGCGATGAGCCGCTTCACCTTTGAGATGGGCGACCCCAAGCACCTGGGCCACGTGCTCAAGGCGGTGCGCGGCGTGGAGGGCGTCTACGACGTCTACCGGGTGACCTCCGCCAAGAAGTAGCGGCATGCGAAAGGGGGCCCACCGCCGTCGGCGGTGGGCCCCCTTCTCAAGCGGTGCGGATGATCAGCCGCTGAACTCCTGCAGGCTCTTGAGAGCCTGGTCCAGCAGCTCCTGACGGCCCGCGAGCTCCTTCTCCAGCTTCACGGCCTTGGACTCGTTGCCCGCGGCCCTGGCCTTGTCGGCCTCGGCGCGCAGCTTGTCCACAGCGGCCTGCAGCAGCCCGGTCATGCCGGCCGCACGGGCCTTGGCCTCCGGGTTGGAGCGCTGCCACTCGGCCTCCTCCGCCTCGCGGATGGTCCGCTCGACGGTGTTCAGCCGGGCGTCCAGCTTCGGCCGGGCGTCACGCGGCACGTGACCGATCGCCTCCCAGCGCTCGTTCACCTCCCGCAGCGCGGCCTTGGCGGCCTTCAGGTCGCTGATCGGCAGGATCGCCTCGGCCTCGACGAGCAGGGCCTCCTTCAGCTTCTGGTTCTCCACCTGCTCGGCGTCGCGCTCGCTGAAGACCGCCGAACGGGCCTGGAAGAAGACGTCCTGCGCGCCGCGGAACTTCGCCCACAGCTCGTCCTCGGCGTCCCGCTGCGCGCGGCCCGCCGCCTTCCACTGCGCCATGAGGTCGCGGTAGCGCGCGGCTGTGTCGCCCCACTCGGTGGAGCTGGACAGCGCCTCGGCCTCGGCCACCAGCCGCTCCTTCAGCGCCCGGGCCTGGTCGCGCTCGGCGTCCAGCGAGGCGAAGTGCCCCTTGCGGTGCTTGGAGAAGACCGACCGGGCGTGCGAGAACCGGTGCCACAGCTCGTCGTCGCTCTTGCGGTCCAGCCGGGGCAGGCCCTTCCAGGTGTCCACCAGGGCGCGCAGCCGGTCGCCGGCCTCCC
This genomic window contains:
- a CDS encoding bifunctional (p)ppGpp synthetase/guanosine-3',5'-bis(diphosphate) 3'-pyrophosphohydrolase codes for the protein MPDEVVPTAESGAPSNQPVPTGATPARPVPASTGASRSVAPAVRSFTSSGGGGMRARLARFGGQRSTLLNPVLEPLFRTIRAGDPKADPALLRDIERAYAVAEKWHRGQKRKSGDPYITHPLAVATILAELGMDAATLMAGLLHDTVEDTDYGLETLRQDFGDSVALLVDGVTKLDKVKFGEAAQAETVRKMVVAMAKDPRVLVIKLADRLHNMRTMRYLKREKQEKKARETLEIYAPLAHRLGMNTIKWELEDLAFAILYPKMYDEIVRLVAERAPKRDEYLATVIDQVQGDLRGARISASVTGRPKHYYSVYQKMIVRGRDFAEIYDLVGIRVLVDTVRDCYAALGTIHARWNPVPGRFKDYIAMPKFNMYQSLHTTVIGPGGKPVELQIRTFDMHRRAEYGIAAHWKYKQRAVAGDSKVRSDTPSQVRKDDKAGAVNEMAWLRQLLDWQKETEDPSEFLESLRFDLSNNEVFVFTPKGDVIALPASSTPVDFAFAVHTEVGYRCIGARVNGRLVPLESTLENGDLVEVFTSKAEGAGPSRDWLGFVKSPRARNKIKAWFSKERREEAIEQGKESIARAMRKQGLPIQRILTGDSLVTLAHEMRYPDISSLYAAIGEGHVSAQNIVQKLVQALGGEESANDDLADTATPTSDGRAARRRRAKGDPGVIVKGVDDVWVKLSRCCTPVPGDPIVGFVTRGNGVSVHRADCVNVDSLTQQPERIIEVEWAPTQSSVFLVAIQVEALDRARLLSDVTRVLSDQHVNILSAAVQTSRDRVAMSRFTFEMGDPKHLGHVLKAVRGVEGVYDVYRVTSAKK
- a CDS encoding DUF349 domain-containing protein — protein: MSSDPWGRVDEQGTVYVRTEDGERVVGSWQAGSPEEALAYFERKYQGLVAEIGLLEHRVRKTDLAAKDAQTALDHLRAQVVEAHAVGDLAALGKRLEVLAGEIESRQVERKAARAKAADETRVAKEALVAEAEQLAESTQWREAGDRLRALVDTWKGLPRLDRKSDDELWHRFSHARSVFSKHRKGHFASLDAERDQARALKERLVAEAEALSSSTEWGDTAARYRDLMAQWKAAGRAQRDAEDELWAKFRGAQDVFFQARSAVFSERDAEQVENQKLKEALLVEAEAILPISDLKAAKAALREVNERWEAIGHVPRDARPKLDARLNTVERTIREAEEAEWQRSNPEAKARAAGMTGLLQAAVDKLRAEADKARAAGNESKAVKLEKELAGRQELLDQALKSLQEFSG